The genomic DNA AGACAGATACCCAAAACGTATGAATGTAATGTGAAGCGTTTGCTATTGTGGTTAGTTTATCTGGGTTGTAATCAATaaattcaatatcttcaCCATACTCTTTTCTCAAAGCGTGGTCAATGGCGAAGAAAATTGTGTCCTTTACTTgctcaaaaatattttgtaaaagCTCATCTAATGGCAAAGAGGTAGTTTCTGGATTAGGCGTATGAGAATGTAATATTATATCGTGGTGTGTAACAGCGATAGGAATAGGTGAACTACCGAATCTCAACTGATTCTCTTCATATGCTTTTGAAGCAATTAGATTCGCATCCATGCCTTTCCTAAAAGATACAGTTAATAAACCTTCAGTCAACGCCTTCGTACAAAGGTTTTTATCATTAGACAACAAAATCACAAAGCAATTTAGTACTTCTTTGAAATACAAACAACAGTCCAATATCGAGTCATCTTTCCGACAGTTTGGGTTCAATCTCTGCTTCAGTTTTTGACCCATTAAACCAGAATCTAAATTGGCTAGATTTTTATAGATCCATTCATTACCCCATCTGGCCAATACGCCTATTGTTCTACCTTGTTCCTTATCAGTGTCACCATCCTTAATGACAttggagttttttttcaacccATCCAATTCTTGAATAACAGTGCTTGGCACAACGATTAAATGATGATAAGTACTTGAAAACGACCTCAGAGTTTCCAAAGTATTCAGGTGCGAAATAATGAAGTTTGTGTCCACAACAAAAACTGTTTTCAAAGTTGTCGGATTTAATGAGGGTATACTATCGTCAATCTGTTGCATGGAAGGCGTTATTGAATGTGCGCCTAACCCTCTTTGATTCGAAACATACTTAGAAATCATTTCAACATCGGTTTCGTCATTCAAGTCAAACATTGGCATATCGCCGTCTTCGTCGTGTCCTGTACTTGCGCTAATGACACTTGGTTGAACAGTATCTGCGCCTTCAGATGTAGACGCTATGATATTATCGATATCTTGAACAGTGTATTTGCCCTGTGGTCTTGTATCAGCAATATTCTTTATAGATTCAGatattttgtaaaatagTGAGCCATTCAGAGGGTCTCGTATCATATGGTCGCTGTCTTGTGAAGAGGATTGTTTTTCATCAGTCATGGACTTAGAGTACGGGTGGAAATTCTAATATCGGGGTCCCTAGTGTTCAGTTTCTGGTCAACCCAGAAGAGCGTTTAAGTAATAAGCTACGCGAAAGAGCttattttattcaaaaacttgTTAGACGCgatcatattttttttgcactGAAAAAAGCAGTGAATACACTTACTGTAGGTTAACAATAGAGCTATTAGTATTATTGTATTATAGTAA from Saccharomyces eubayanus strain FM1318 chromosome VIII, whole genome shotgun sequence includes the following:
- the SWT1 gene encoding mRNA-processing endoribonuclease; translation: MTDEKQSSSQDSDHMIRDPLNGSLFYKISESIKNIADTRPQGKYTVQDIDNIIASTSEGADTVQPSVISASTGHDEDGDMPMFDLNDETDVEMISKYVSNQRGLGAHSITPSMQQIDDSIPSLNPTTLKTVFVVDTNFIISHLNTLETLRSFSSTYHHLIVVPSTVIQELDGLKKNSNVIKDGDTDKEQGRTIGVLARWGNEWIYKNLANLDSGLMGQKLKQRLNPNCRKDDSILDCCLYFKEVLNCFVILLSNDKNLCTKALTEGLLTVSFRKGMDANLIASKAYEENQLRFGSSPIPIAVTHHDIILHSHTPNPETTSLPLDELLQNIFEQVKDTIFFAIDHALRKEYGEDIEFIDYNPDKLTTIANASHYIHTFWVSVFSDFFKHSKIKKNDWKNLPNILVSKPTNLNDLRTFEQFWENVLNFLFTKFTNEHKQLLEEQIHRWQASINATST